From Chengkuizengella sediminis, one genomic window encodes:
- a CDS encoding redoxin domain-containing protein yields the protein MRKKWIIIGLLLSVVTLGIFVFNGEEEARSVALRNKLFAEIGGEAPTFSLKTLQNNEVYKFDNNLGKPMIINFWASWCGPCKLEAPELVKLYDKYQPEIEIVAINITAEDSLKSAKKFAQTYGFQFPVLMDEDAEVSDVYIVQAIPTTYFIDKDGMIVDKVLGSVEPEVLEKKLKGLIR from the coding sequence GTGAGGAAAAAATGGATCATTATCGGGCTTTTACTTAGCGTGGTCACCCTAGGTATATTTGTTTTCAATGGAGAAGAGGAGGCTCGGAGTGTAGCATTAAGAAATAAATTGTTTGCAGAAATTGGAGGAGAAGCCCCAACATTTTCTTTGAAAACACTACAAAATAATGAGGTTTATAAATTCGACAATAATTTAGGAAAACCAATGATTATCAATTTTTGGGCTTCATGGTGTGGTCCTTGTAAATTAGAAGCACCAGAGCTTGTAAAATTATATGACAAGTATCAACCAGAAATAGAAATTGTTGCAATTAATATTACAGCTGAGGACTCATTAAAAAGTGCCAAAAAATTTGCTCAAACATATGGATTTCAATTTCCTGTATTGATGGATGAAGATGCAGAGGTTTCTGATGTATATATTGTACAAGCCATTCCAACTACGTATTTTATTGATAAGGATGGGATGATTGTGGATAAAGTGCTTGGATCAGTTGAACCTGAAGTTTTAGAAAAAAAATTAAAAGGGCTGATTCGTTAG
- a CDS encoding LysM peptidoglycan-binding domain-containing protein, which produces MRKKITSLLVGLTLSASMASNSFAATYSVNSGDVLWKIADRYSLTVAELKSLNNLSSDDIFPGQSLIVSKDNNQYTVKANDTLWIISQRFGINTQVLMDANPHVSNPNNLRIGQVIYLPNSSARSSYIVQANDTMWIISQRLGINTQVLIDANPQISNPNNLIIGQTIYIPSSSSNSNNQTRSQNQLNIFEDGMFPLKTGTYKTYVNSYGDGRNYNPSGTGTRSHEGIDIMANKGTPIYSVLNGKVVRYGWSQYGGWRLAIQVDDSTIFYYAHMSSYASGVGIGAEVKKGQIIGYVGSTGYGPEGTSGKFENHLHFGIYKLPNWSSIDPYPYLNNWD; this is translated from the coding sequence ATGAGAAAAAAAATAACATCTTTACTTGTAGGACTTACTTTAAGCGCTTCCATGGCGAGTAACTCGTTTGCTGCCACATACTCAGTAAATTCTGGAGACGTATTGTGGAAAATCGCAGATCGTTATTCTCTCACAGTGGCTGAATTAAAATCATTAAATAATCTATCCTCAGATGACATTTTTCCTGGACAATCGTTGATAGTTTCAAAAGATAACAATCAATATACAGTAAAAGCTAATGACACGTTGTGGATCATATCACAAAGATTTGGAATTAATACACAAGTTTTAATGGATGCTAATCCTCACGTTTCAAACCCCAACAATTTAAGAATTGGACAAGTAATCTATCTTCCAAATTCAAGTGCTCGCAGTAGTTACATAGTTCAAGCAAATGATACAATGTGGATTATCTCACAAAGATTAGGGATTAACACACAGGTTTTAATAGATGCCAACCCTCAAATTTCAAACCCTAACAATTTAATCATCGGTCAAACAATCTATATTCCAAGTTCAAGCTCAAATTCAAACAATCAAACAAGATCTCAAAATCAACTAAACATATTTGAAGATGGTATGTTTCCTCTAAAAACAGGGACATATAAAACTTATGTAAATAGTTATGGAGATGGTAGAAACTATAATCCTAGTGGAACTGGTACTCGCAGCCATGAAGGGATAGATATTATGGCGAATAAGGGGACACCTATCTACAGTGTACTAAATGGAAAAGTAGTTAGATATGGTTGGAGCCAATATGGTGGCTGGAGACTGGCCATTCAAGTAGATGATTCGACTATATTTTATTATGCTCACATGTCCAGTTATGCAAGTGGTGTGGGAATAGGTGCTGAAGTGAAAAAAGGGCAAATCATTGGTTATGTAGGAAGTACAGGTTACGGTCCTGAAGGGACCTCAGGAAAATTTGAAAATCATCTTCATTTTGGTATATATAAACTACCCAATTGGAGTTCAATCGACCCTTATCCATATCTTAATAATTGGGATTAA
- the lysA gene encoding diaminopimelate decarboxylase yields the protein MVLGGTSKSNEQGQLEIGGCNAINLTTQYGTPLYVYDEKLIRDNIRSYINAFKKHKVKFNIAYASKALSNIAICQVIKEEGLSIDVVSAGELYTALKSGFPASRIHFHGNNKTPEEIKMALQAKIGCYVVDNFYELDLLNSLAKKHNQIVSILFRISPGVKAHTHQYIQTGQQDSKFGFDMISGQALDAIKLLDERENLRFLGFHCHLGSQIFEKEGYLYALKRFFDLMDRIKHQFGVDTQVINLGGGFGIRYTDDDNPLRAEEYIDSIVEAVKRECNDRHLDDLPEIWIEPGRSIVGEAGTTLYTIGSEKEIPGIKKYVAVDGGMTDNLRPALYQGKYNAFIANRVDDDPVEVVSIAGKCCESGDMLIHDIKLPKVKNGEILAVPCTGAYGYAMANNYNRITRPAMVFVKDGKSVEVVKRETLDQLIQNDLELI from the coding sequence ATGGTTTTAGGTGGAACGAGCAAAAGTAACGAACAGGGACAGTTGGAGATTGGAGGTTGTAACGCAATCAACCTGACAACCCAGTATGGCACACCTTTGTATGTATATGATGAAAAATTGATTAGAGACAATATTCGTTCATACATCAATGCTTTCAAAAAACATAAAGTAAAGTTTAATATTGCATATGCAAGTAAAGCTTTAAGTAACATAGCTATTTGCCAAGTTATAAAAGAAGAGGGATTAAGTATAGATGTTGTCTCAGCTGGAGAATTATACACTGCGTTGAAATCAGGTTTTCCAGCTTCCCGTATTCATTTTCATGGAAATAATAAAACACCAGAAGAAATTAAAATGGCTCTTCAAGCAAAAATTGGTTGTTATGTCGTTGATAATTTTTATGAATTAGATTTATTGAATAGTTTAGCTAAAAAACACAACCAAATTGTTTCCATTTTATTTCGAATTTCGCCAGGGGTAAAGGCACACACACATCAATATATTCAAACAGGTCAACAGGATTCAAAGTTTGGGTTTGATATGATCAGCGGTCAAGCTCTTGATGCAATTAAGCTGTTAGATGAGAGAGAAAACCTTCGTTTCTTAGGATTCCACTGTCATTTAGGGTCACAGATTTTTGAAAAAGAGGGGTACCTTTATGCACTGAAAAGATTTTTTGATTTAATGGATAGAATAAAACATCAATTTGGTGTGGATACCCAAGTTATTAATTTAGGCGGAGGATTCGGAATTCGTTATACAGATGATGATAATCCTTTAAGAGCAGAGGAATATATTGATAGTATTGTAGAAGCTGTGAAACGAGAATGTAATGATCGTCATTTGGATGATCTTCCTGAGATTTGGATTGAACCAGGAAGAAGTATCGTAGGTGAAGCAGGAACTACACTTTATACCATTGGATCAGAAAAAGAGATACCAGGGATCAAAAAGTACGTAGCAGTTGATGGTGGAATGACGGATAATCTTAGACCAGCTTTGTATCAAGGAAAGTATAATGCATTCATTGCTAACAGAGTTGATGATGATCCAGTTGAAGTTGTATCGATTGCAGGAAAATGTTGTGAAAGTGGAGATATGTTAATCCATGATATTAAACTACCAAAAGTGAAAAATGGAGAAATTTTAGCTGTACCTTGTACGGGAGCTTATGGATATGCGATGGCAAACAATTATAATCGTATAACTAGACCTGCTATGGTTTTTGTGAAAGATGGAAAATCAGTTGAAGTTGTAAAAAGAGAAACGTTAGATCAATTGATTCAAAATGACCTTGAACTTATTTGA
- a CDS encoding helix-turn-helix domain-containing protein has protein sequence MLQVHVNSFVVTRYFAKITCEPEWKWIKRDVPLPHYDLFYVWDGQGKVIVNDQVFQVSKGSCFLFRPGDFTSATHDPQNPLTISYIHFSLKKQPEQIPVRYRVIKNKMDFQTILTSYVRLMLNEQDYAIEEAQLILKQLMIHLLRSDQDSGDDVQQKQHHLKESIFEVANYIHEHPSEWFSLEELASRAQISPRYFSLKFKELIGKSVREYMIESRIERAEYLLYYTGMNVTEVAGALGYEDIYFFSKQFKKYRGYNPSTLK, from the coding sequence ATGTTGCAAGTTCATGTAAACTCATTTGTGGTCACTAGATATTTTGCGAAAATCACATGTGAACCAGAGTGGAAATGGATAAAAAGAGATGTGCCTCTTCCCCACTATGACCTTTTTTATGTCTGGGATGGTCAGGGAAAAGTCATTGTGAATGATCAAGTTTTTCAAGTTTCTAAAGGCTCATGTTTTTTATTTCGACCAGGAGACTTTACAAGTGCAACACATGATCCACAAAACCCATTAACCATCTCTTATATTCACTTTTCATTGAAGAAACAACCTGAACAAATACCAGTTCGATATCGAGTAATTAAAAACAAAATGGATTTTCAAACGATCTTAACCTCTTATGTGCGACTGATGTTAAATGAGCAGGATTATGCAATTGAAGAAGCACAGCTCATTTTAAAACAGTTAATGATCCATCTATTACGATCTGATCAAGATTCAGGAGATGACGTTCAACAAAAACAACATCATTTAAAAGAGTCTATTTTTGAAGTTGCCAATTACATTCATGAACATCCTAGCGAGTGGTTTTCGTTAGAGGAATTAGCTAGTAGAGCTCAAATCTCCCCAAGATATTTTTCCTTAAAATTTAAGGAGTTAATTGGAAAATCAGTTCGGGAATATATGATAGAATCAAGAATTGAACGAGCGGAGTATTTACTTTATTACACAGGTATGAATGTAACAGAAGTAGCAGGTGCGCTTGGCTATGAGGATATTTATTTTTTCAGTAAACAATTTAAGAAATATAGAGGATATAATCCTTCTACACTAAAATAG
- a CDS encoding alanine/glycine:cation symporter family protein, which translates to MENLISEISSFVWGPPLLVLLVGTGIYLTIRLGLLQLRLLPYSLKLAFTRNQDKKSEGDISHFQALMTALAATVGTGNIVGVATAVMLGGPGAVFWMWMTALFGMATKYAEAILAVKYRVKNADGEMSGGPMYYLEKGLKQKWLAILFALFGAVAAFGIGNMVQSNSVAGALESTFSISPLLTGPVLALLTALVIIGGIKIIGKVTAFFVPIMALFYVGAGLIIIILNAELVPNAIALIFTDAFTGQAVAGGALGAVIRWGVARGVFSNEAGLGSAPIAAAAAKTDYPGRQALVSMTQVFIDTIIICSITGIALVMGDLYKGDLEGSELTTSTFELFLGSSGSIIVTIGLVFFAFSTIIGWSYYGEKCFTYLINHPAMKYLYRALFALVVWIGAVSTLETVWGIADIMNGLMAIPNLIGLLGLSGVVVYETKKFLEVLKEEKEKKLSGQT; encoded by the coding sequence ATGGAAAATTTAATTAGTGAAATTTCAAGTTTTGTTTGGGGACCACCACTTCTTGTATTACTTGTTGGAACTGGAATATATTTGACCATTCGTCTAGGGCTTTTGCAGCTAAGATTATTGCCATACTCTCTAAAACTTGCTTTTACTAGAAATCAAGATAAAAAATCTGAAGGGGATATCTCTCACTTTCAGGCACTTATGACTGCTCTTGCTGCAACGGTTGGGACAGGGAATATTGTCGGAGTAGCAACAGCAGTGATGTTAGGTGGACCAGGTGCTGTGTTTTGGATGTGGATGACGGCATTATTTGGAATGGCAACAAAATATGCAGAAGCGATTTTAGCCGTAAAATATCGTGTAAAGAATGCAGATGGAGAAATGTCAGGTGGACCTATGTACTACCTTGAAAAAGGTTTGAAACAAAAGTGGCTTGCCATCCTTTTTGCACTATTTGGTGCAGTTGCTGCATTTGGCATTGGGAATATGGTTCAATCTAATTCTGTTGCAGGTGCACTAGAGTCTACTTTTTCTATTTCACCATTGCTCACAGGACCTGTATTAGCCTTGTTAACTGCTTTAGTCATTATTGGAGGAATCAAAATCATAGGAAAAGTTACAGCCTTCTTCGTTCCAATTATGGCACTTTTTTATGTGGGTGCTGGTTTAATCATCATTATTTTAAATGCTGAATTAGTTCCAAATGCAATTGCTCTTATTTTCACAGATGCCTTTACGGGGCAAGCAGTTGCAGGGGGTGCACTTGGTGCTGTCATTCGCTGGGGGGTTGCTCGAGGTGTATTTTCCAATGAAGCTGGTTTAGGTTCTGCTCCAATTGCTGCAGCCGCAGCCAAAACGGACTATCCAGGTCGCCAAGCTCTTGTTTCAATGACACAAGTATTTATCGATACAATTATCATTTGTTCAATAACAGGAATTGCCCTTGTTATGGGGGACTTATACAAAGGGGATTTAGAAGGATCCGAGTTAACCACAAGCACATTTGAATTGTTCTTAGGTTCATCAGGATCTATTATTGTTACCATCGGTCTAGTATTCTTTGCCTTTTCTACGATTATAGGATGGTCTTATTACGGAGAGAAGTGTTTTACGTACTTAATTAATCATCCTGCTATGAAGTATTTATATCGTGCGTTGTTTGCTCTAGTAGTTTGGATTGGTGCTGTGTCGACTTTAGAAACCGTTTGGGGCATTGCAGATATAATGAATGGATTGATGGCGATACCAAACTTAATTGGACTGCTCGGATTATCTGGGGTAGTCGTTTATGAAACGAAAAAATTCTTGGAAGTATTAAAAGAAGAAAAAGAGAAAAAATTAAGTGGTCAAACGTAA
- a CDS encoding GH1 family beta-glucosidase produces MTILQFPKDFKWGTATAAYQIEGAYDKDGRGMSIWDTFSRIPGKVFEGDNGDVACDSYHRYEEDIQLMKQLGITVYRFSVSWPRIFPNGTGEINQKGLAYYHNFVDKLLENGIEPYCTLYHWDLPQALQDQGGWENRESIDAFVNYAETMFKEFAGKIKSWMTFNEMWCSAFLSNYYGNHAPGKKNIQTAVDVAHHLLVAHGKTVSKYRELGVEGQIGYAPNVTWNEPFSNKQEDIDTANRGRAWYVEWFMDPVFKGSYPQFMVDWFEQKGVKMNVQPGDMEAIHQPIDFLGINYYTGGVVKFKEDSDILDNEGINVGRDKTDIGWDIYPEGLYYVLKFITDRYGQIPIYITENGACYNDEPKDGIVNDEGRTSFLKKHILQLHRSIESGVNVKGYMCWSMMDNFEWAYGYSMRFGLVHVNYRTQERTPKESYYWYQKLVKNNYLKV; encoded by the coding sequence ATGACAATATTACAATTCCCAAAAGACTTTAAATGGGGTACTGCAACAGCAGCCTACCAAATTGAAGGGGCTTATGATAAAGACGGAAGAGGAATGTCAATCTGGGATACGTTTTCTCGAATTCCTGGTAAAGTATTTGAGGGAGACAACGGTGATGTAGCTTGTGATAGTTATCATCGTTATGAAGAAGATATACAATTAATGAAACAACTAGGGATCACAGTGTATCGATTTTCTGTTTCGTGGCCGAGAATTTTTCCTAATGGAACTGGTGAAATCAATCAAAAAGGTTTAGCGTATTATCACAATTTCGTAGATAAATTATTGGAAAATGGTATAGAACCTTATTGTACATTATATCATTGGGATTTGCCTCAAGCTTTGCAAGATCAAGGTGGTTGGGAGAATCGTGAGAGCATTGACGCTTTTGTAAATTATGCAGAGACAATGTTTAAAGAATTTGCAGGTAAAATTAAAAGCTGGATGACTTTTAATGAGATGTGGTGCAGTGCTTTCTTGTCCAACTATTATGGCAATCATGCGCCAGGTAAAAAAAATATACAGACAGCAGTGGATGTTGCTCATCATTTATTGGTAGCACACGGAAAAACAGTCAGCAAATATAGAGAGCTAGGAGTAGAAGGACAAATTGGATATGCTCCTAACGTGACTTGGAATGAACCATTCAGTAATAAGCAAGAAGATATTGATACAGCCAATAGAGGCAGGGCTTGGTATGTTGAGTGGTTTATGGACCCTGTGTTTAAAGGAAGTTATCCGCAATTTATGGTCGATTGGTTTGAACAAAAAGGCGTGAAGATGAACGTTCAACCTGGAGATATGGAAGCTATTCATCAGCCAATTGATTTCCTTGGCATTAATTATTATACAGGTGGAGTTGTGAAATTTAAGGAAGACTCTGATATATTAGACAATGAGGGTATTAATGTTGGTCGTGATAAAACAGATATTGGTTGGGACATTTATCCTGAAGGGTTGTATTATGTTTTAAAATTCATAACAGATCGGTATGGACAAATCCCTATTTATATTACTGAAAACGGGGCATGTTATAATGATGAGCCTAAAGATGGTATTGTAAATGATGAGGGTAGAACTTCATTTTTGAAAAAACATATCCTACAACTTCATCGTTCTATTGAATCTGGTGTGAATGTAAAAGGATACATGTGCTGGTCTATGATGGATAACTTCGAATGGGCATACGGTTATAGCATGCGTTTTGGACTAGTCCATGTGAATTATCGAACGCAAGAGAGAACACCAAAAGAGAGTTACTATTGGTATCAAAAGTTAGTTAAAAATAATTATCTTAAAGTATAG
- a CDS encoding GNAT family N-acetyltransferase, with translation MINVKDKLDQSEIIELLALCTFSDSNRLEETIQNYKNENDVEIYGFEKENKVVGIIGFQMNETQMELKHIAVSPPQRYKGIGSLMINAMINLKKPTQVISETDDDAVDFYRSSGFTVYSLGEKFPGVERYRCEFEVEQIDI, from the coding sequence ATGATAAATGTAAAAGATAAATTAGACCAGTCAGAAATTATTGAGTTACTTGCACTTTGTACTTTCTCTGATTCCAATCGATTAGAAGAAACAATTCAAAATTATAAAAACGAAAATGATGTTGAAATTTATGGTTTTGAAAAGGAAAACAAGGTAGTGGGAATCATAGGTTTCCAAATGAATGAAACCCAGATGGAGTTAAAACATATCGCTGTTTCACCACCCCAACGATATAAAGGAATTGGAAGCTTAATGATCAATGCGATGATAAACTTAAAAAAACCAACTCAAGTCATATCTGAAACAGACGACGATGCAGTAGATTTTTATCGCAGTAGTGGTTTTACAGTATATAGCTTAGGTGAAAAATTCCCTGGAGTTGAGAGATATCGTTGTGAATTTGAGGTTGAGCAAATAGATATATAA
- a CDS encoding GrpB family protein, with translation MRTIKVVPYQVDWVNKFQEEALKIKEVFGDQLLEIHHIGSTSVPGLKAKPIIDIIPVVKNIKEIDLCNEKMEAIGYEARGEFGIPGRRYFPKGGENYRSHHVHVFQIGDQQIKRHLVFRDYLITHPEVAKEYEDLKEELASKFSNNPERYSNGKETFIKETDEKALKFYSEM, from the coding sequence ATGAGGACAATTAAAGTAGTACCTTATCAGGTTGATTGGGTAAACAAGTTCCAAGAAGAGGCGTTGAAAATAAAAGAAGTTTTCGGAGATCAATTATTAGAAATCCATCATATAGGCAGCACCTCCGTACCTGGTTTAAAAGCCAAACCTATCATTGATATCATCCCAGTAGTTAAAAATATTAAAGAAATAGATTTATGCAATGAAAAAATGGAAGCTATCGGCTATGAAGCAAGAGGAGAGTTTGGTATACCAGGTCGTAGATATTTTCCTAAAGGTGGAGAAAATTATCGATCACATCATGTACATGTATTTCAAATAGGTGATCAACAAATAAAAAGACATCTTGTTTTCCGCGATTATTTAATAACTCATCCTGAAGTTGCAAAAGAATATGAAGATTTAAAAGAAGAATTAGCAAGTAAATTTTCAAACAATCCAGAGCGATATTCGAATGGAAAAGAAACATTTATTAAAGAAACAGATGAGAAGGCATTAAAATTTTATAGTGAAATGTAA
- a CDS encoding GNAT family N-acetyltransferase, whose amino-acid sequence MFKHIIDDNLDIRILELRHAEQLFDLVSCNQDYLAEWLPWVQGNTIDHTKGFIEAALQKLANNDGIDCGIFYHDRIVGCISLHRLDWLNKKTSIGYWLDGSLQGQGIMTKACKAMINYSFKDLQLNRIEIRAGVNNLKSRAIPERLGFEKEGMMRMAEWVNNRYINHVVYGLLKEDWDN is encoded by the coding sequence ATGTTTAAACATATCATTGATGATAACTTGGATATAAGAATATTAGAGCTTCGACATGCTGAACAACTTTTTGATCTAGTTAGCTGTAATCAGGATTATTTAGCTGAGTGGTTACCTTGGGTACAAGGAAATACAATAGATCATACAAAAGGGTTCATTGAAGCAGCACTACAAAAGCTTGCAAACAATGATGGGATTGATTGTGGTATTTTTTATCATGATCGTATTGTAGGGTGTATAAGTTTACATAGACTAGATTGGTTAAATAAAAAAACATCTATTGGATATTGGTTGGATGGATCTCTTCAAGGGCAAGGGATTATGACCAAAGCTTGCAAAGCAATGATAAACTACTCATTTAAAGATTTACAATTAAATCGTATAGAGATACGTGCGGGAGTAAACAATTTGAAGAGCAGGGCCATTCCTGAAAGACTTGGTTTTGAAAAGGAAGGAATGATGCGCATGGCAGAATGGGTAAATAATCGTTATATCAATCATGTTGTTTATGGTTTGTTGAAAGAAGACTGGGATAACTAA
- a CDS encoding double zinc ribbon domain-containing protein — translation MGLIYIIITFLFFFILYIVIQSAINNSELTETLKQLNRKLEKSRLIQEESRKEEDEYLLTVKYDNCPGCNKKILLNEEKCPKCGLLIAKESCPACGTQVFLNNKECNSCGLKLRDS, via the coding sequence ATGGGATTAATTTATATCATAATTACGTTTTTATTCTTTTTCATACTTTATATAGTGATCCAATCTGCAATCAACAACTCAGAACTAACTGAAACATTAAAACAGTTAAATCGAAAATTAGAAAAGAGTAGATTGATACAAGAAGAAAGTCGGAAGGAAGAAGATGAGTATCTTCTAACTGTAAAATATGATAATTGTCCTGGTTGCAATAAAAAAATACTATTAAATGAAGAAAAGTGTCCTAAATGTGGACTATTAATAGCTAAAGAAAGCTGCCCGGCTTGTGGAACTCAAGTGTTTTTGAACAATAAAGAATGTAATTCATGTGGATTGAAATTACGTGATAGTTAA
- a CDS encoding NarK family nitrate/nitrite MFS transporter codes for MARIGTNWNPEDEQFWESEGKKHARRNLWISVPALLLAFVVWQIWSVVAVRLNDVGFNFSSSELFTLAALPGLTGATLRIFYTFLVGIFGGRNWTVISTASLLIPAIGIGIAVQNPDTSFTTMAILAALCGFGGGNFSSSMANISFFYPKKSKGAALGINAGIGNLGVSVVQFTSPIVIAISIFGAFGGTSQTLADGSSVWIQNAAFVWVIPIILVTIAALFGMDNIPSAKQSISDQFVIFKKKHTWIMTWLYTMCFGSFIGYSAAFPLLIKSEFADLNVIHLAFIGPLLGAGVRPIGGWISDKLGGARVTFWDIMIMILATIGVVYFLTLDNFTGFLIMFLILFTTTGIANGSTFRMIPFIFPEKEAATVLGFTAAIAAYGAFFIPKIFGWSIDSTGTANMALYFLIAYYAISLIITWYYYARKNAEVKC; via the coding sequence ATGGCAAGAATAGGAACAAATTGGAACCCTGAGGATGAGCAGTTTTGGGAATCTGAGGGAAAAAAACATGCAAGACGTAATTTATGGATTTCAGTACCAGCACTCCTTTTGGCATTTGTAGTATGGCAAATTTGGTCTGTTGTTGCTGTTCGTTTAAATGATGTTGGTTTTAATTTTTCTAGTAGTGAACTATTTACTTTAGCTGCATTACCTGGATTAACTGGAGCTACTTTACGTATTTTTTATACTTTTTTAGTCGGGATATTTGGGGGGCGAAACTGGACAGTGATCTCAACTGCCTCTTTACTGATACCTGCAATAGGAATTGGAATTGCAGTACAAAATCCTGATACTTCATTCACAACAATGGCCATATTGGCTGCTCTTTGTGGTTTTGGTGGTGGTAATTTCTCATCCTCTATGGCAAACATCAGCTTCTTTTACCCCAAAAAATCAAAGGGTGCGGCTTTAGGCATTAACGCAGGAATCGGAAATCTTGGCGTAAGTGTTGTACAGTTTACATCTCCGATTGTGATTGCAATAAGTATTTTTGGAGCTTTTGGCGGTACAAGCCAAACTTTAGCTGACGGTTCATCAGTATGGATTCAAAATGCAGCATTTGTATGGGTCATTCCTATTATATTAGTTACCATTGCTGCATTATTTGGAATGGATAACATTCCTTCTGCTAAACAGTCCATTTCGGATCAATTTGTCATTTTCAAAAAAAAACATACTTGGATTATGACATGGTTATATACAATGTGTTTCGGGTCGTTCATTGGATACTCAGCAGCCTTTCCATTATTAATAAAATCAGAATTTGCAGACCTCAATGTAATTCATCTTGCTTTTATCGGCCCGTTATTAGGCGCTGGTGTTCGACCTATCGGTGGATGGATTTCAGATAAACTTGGTGGAGCACGTGTTACATTTTGGGATATCATGATTATGATTCTCGCAACAATAGGTGTCGTTTATTTCTTAACATTAGATAACTTTACTGGTTTCTTAATTATGTTTTTAATCCTATTCACCACAACAGGAATTGCCAATGGTTCAACATTTCGTATGATACCTTTTATTTTTCCTGAAAAGGAAGCAGCAACTGTACTTGGTTTTACTGCAGCAATAGCTGCTTACGGTGCTTTTTTCATTCCAAAAATTTTTGGTTGGTCCATTGATAGTACTGGTACTGCTAATATGGCTTTATATTTTTTAATCGCCTATTATGCCATAAGTTTGATAATCACATGGTACTACTATGCTAGAAAAAATGCAGAAGTAAAATGTTAG